The nucleotide sequence CCGCGGAGCGGGGCTGGCCAACCTTCTCGCGGGGCTCGAGGCCGGGGTGGACACCTTCGACACCTCCATCGGCGGGCTGGGCGGATGCCCCTTCGCCCCAAGGGCGACGGGCAATATCTCCTCCGAGGACACCGTCAACATGTTGCACGAGATGGGTGTTGAAACCGGAATCGACCTCCCAAAGCTTCTTGAGGCGGTCGCCTATGCGGAATCCATATTTGGCCGCCAGCTACCCGGCCAGCTACTCCATGCAGGCCCACCTGAATGGGACATTTCAGCGGCCTAAAAACCTACCGAGAAAACAAAGGACCACAGCAAAGCGGTGGAGATGCCCTCTCCTGCTATCCGGCATCTTTATTTAAAGAGCGGCCCAAGGTAGGCCTGGAGCAGCCCAATCATTTTCGTGGGTGCGGTGACGAAACCCAGCAAAAAAATTCCGCCGATGATGGACGCCGCCTTTTTCCACAACCCCGATTCATGGCGCATATAGTGATTTATCGCGCCATCGAGCTTGTGGAAATGCGCAGCAGGCACCCGGCGGCTGATAAATCGGTCGGCATTCGAAAACCGGGGAAGTCGGGGCATATGCGCAAAACCTCGCTCAAGCGTTTAAACAAAACTGAAAGACAGGATACCAGAATCCGACGGATTTACATCTCATAAATCTTCTACACCATCAGTCTTGGGCCGTCTCGTCTAAATAGCGCATGAATCTCACCAACATCTTTTTTAAATCACCACCTGACAAATTCTGCATCAAAAAGTCCTTAAAACATCCTTACGGAAGGTAGGGTGCTATATAAGTACTAAACAATTCAACGGATCTCCCAGGTGCGATAATCGCCGCTAGCAACAATGAAAACGTGACAATCATCAATACCTTTTTAATTATCCCAGGCTTTCGGCTACTAAAATCGTCTAGTGCATCTTCCATTTTGTTGAAATGTTTGTCGGCAATATTTCGGGTAAATCATCTGGCAAACCTGACTCCAAGTATTCTCTCTTCCCTGGACAAAAACCACAACAAAATAGATATAATTATTATTACGCATAATTCTATTTATTAAATAATTAATCGCAACTACTCAAATACATTATGTCACTGAATTTTAGGGGCCAGGGACTCCATTTCCTTACAAAATCAATTTTTTTTATTTTGAGATACAAATCGGATTGGCCACAAAATAAAAGCGCCACCGTTGAATCATACCTTTCACATAATGTGGCCGATAATTTATAATTTCACATTTGCTTTTTTCTGTACCCCCATGAAAAACGCCCCATGCCTTGACAATAGGTAATTTCAGAGGCATCTTGCCCATCTCAGTCCAACGTATACAAAATTCAGCATCCATTTTTTACCAATTCCAGGAGATGTGATGCCAGATCCAATTGAAGACTTGCGCGGTCGCCTAGAGGTGACTAGGGCCCAGGGCGGAGAAGCTGCCAAGGAGCGCCAGCGTAAACAAGGGAAATTAACGGCCCGCGAGAGGCTCGACCTTCTCCTCGATCCGGGCTCTTTTTCCGAAATCGGGGGATTTGTCGAAACCCGCTCATCCGATTTCGGGATGGCCGATAGGCACATCCCAGGCGATGGCGTCGTCACCGGCAGTGGCACGGTCAACGGCCAGCTCATCTTTGCCGTATCCCAGGACTTCGGCACCCTAGGGGGCTCGCTCGGTGAAATGCACGCCGCCAAAATCATCAAGGCCCAGGAACTGGCTCTTAAAGCGGGATGCCCCATCGTCCAAATCCTAGACTCCGGCGGCGCCCGAATACAAGAAGGCGTCCTCTCCCTCCATGGTTATGCCCAAATTTTCCAGCGAAACACCATCGCCTCGGGCGTCATCCCCCAAATTTCGGTCATCCTCGGCCCCTGCGCAGGCGGGGCCGTTTACTCGCCCGCTATCACCGACTTCATCTTCATGGTCGAGGGGCTGAGCAAGATGTTCATCACCGGGCCCGACGTCATCAAGGCCGTCACAGGCGAAGAGGTCACGTTCGAGGAACTGGGCGGAGCCGCCGTCCACAGCGCCACCAGCGGCAACGCTCATTTCGTTGCCGCCGATGAGCGCGAATGCTTCGCCACGGTGCGAAAGCTCCTCTCGTTCCTGCCGTCGAACAACCTCGACGATCCACCGCTTTCGGACGCATGTGAATGGCCCCCGGACGAAAATCCCGATTTAAACAATATTGTTCCTGCCGAATCGACGCAGTCATACGACATCCGCGACATCATCGGCAATGTCTTTGATCACGGGGATTTCCTCGAGGTCCACGCCGACTTTGCCCCGAACATCGTCGTAGGCTTTGCCCGCCTTGCCGGGCGGCCTGTCGGTGTCGTCGGGAACCAGCCCGCCAACCTCGCAGGCGTTCTCGACATCAACAGCTCCGACAAGTTGGCGCGTTTCGTTCGCTTCTGCGATGCCTACAACTTGCCGATCTTCAACTTCGTCGATGTGCCTGGCTACCTACCGGGCACCCAGCAGGAATATGGTGGTGTCATCCGCCACGGCGCCAAGGTGTTGTTTGCCTATAGCGAGGCCACCGTGCCCAAGATCGCCCTCATAATTCGCAAGAGCTACGGAGGCGCCTACATCGCGATGAGCGGCCTGGGGCTCGGCTATGATCGCGTACTCGCCTACCCCACGGCAGAAATCGCGGTGATGGGCCCGGAGGGTGCGGCAAACATCATTTTCCGGCGCGATATCGAGGCGGCTGAGGACCCCGAAGCCCTGCGGAAAGAAAAAATCGATGAGTACCGCGAAAAATTCGCCAACCCCTACAACGCCGCCAGCCAGGGGCTTGTCGATGCCGTCATCGAGCCGGCCCACACCCGGCGCGAGTTAATCCGGGCGCTTGAGATGACGGCGAGAAAACGTGAATCGCGCCCTGAGAAAAAACACGGGAACATCCCGCTCTAAACGGAAGAGGACATTGCCTTGACTCATCTCTCCAGCGCAATAGGGCTCACTATCATCGGCATGTCGGTGGTTTTCCTCTCCCTCCTCACGCTGATGTACGTTATCAAAATACTGGACCGTATTTTTTCTGATGCGCCCGAGGCGGAAAAGCCAGCCAATACACCCAGGGCTGACCAGGATACGGAAGAGCTTCCCCTCGTTCTCGCCGCTGCTGCGGGATATTTTCTTGAAACGCAAGGAGCCGACGTATTCACAACCGAGGTGAGCCGAGGTAGCGATTCCGCCTGGGCCCGCCGTGCGCGCGCCGAGAGCGCATTTCCCAGGAGGCCGCGTTGAAAAAATTTAAAATCACCATCGGAGACAAAAACTACGAAATCACCGCTGAGCGGGACTCGGCGAACCCCTCTCTCCTCAACCTCACAGTGGACGGTAACGCCCACAGCATTCAAATCGAAGAAGAGGAGGCGCCTAAATCCACCCCCGGGCCTCGCCGAGCGGCTGCGCCCTCCAAACCCAGCGGCGGTGGTGGCGGCGAGGGCAGCATCGTTGCCCAGATTCCGGGCACGGTGCTCGACGTCGAGGTATCTGTGGGGGATTCGGTCAACGAGGGTGACAGACTGATAGTTCTTGAGGCCATGAAAATGGAGAACGTCATCACAGCGGAGAGCAGCGGCACTGTACAGTCTGTCAATATCGCCAAGGGCGATAAGGTCGTAGCGGGCCAGCTCATGATGGAGATTTCATGACGGGACTTCTAGACTCCATAAACCGCTTCATCCTGGCAACGGGTTTCGCCCAGCTTGCGCCCGGCGACATCCTGATGCTCTCCATTGCCTGCGTACTCCTCTATCTGGCTATCCAAAAAGGCTTTGAGCCCCTGCTGCTGCTACCCATCGGATTTGGCCTTCTTCTCTCGAATCTTCCGGCGACAGGCATTTTCGATAAGGGCGGCCTGATCAGCTACTTTTACTTCGGCATCAAGGCAGGGGTATTTCCGCCACTGATATTCATGGGCGTCGGCGCACTCACCGACTTTGGCCCGCTCCTCGCAAACCCCAAGACCATTCTATTAGGGGCGGCCGCACAGTTCGGCATATTTGCCACCCTTATCGGGAGTATTTTCCTGGGATTTAACTTACCCCAGGCCGGGGCCATCGGGATTATCGGTGGGGCGGACGGCCCCACGGCCATCTACACAGCCTCAAAACTCGCTCCCGAACTGCTCGGGCCCATCGTCGTTGCTGCCTACAGCTACATGGCCCTGGTGCCCATTATCCAACCCCCCATCATGCGAGCGCTTACGACCAAGGAAGAGCGCATGCGCGTCATGGTTCAGCTCAAAGAGATTTCCAAGCCCGTTCGAATTTTGTTTCCTATCGTATCGACCCTGCTCTGCGGGCTGCTTCTCCCCTCGGCGGTTCCCCTCATCGGCATGCTGATGCTGGGCAACCTGTTTCGGGAATCCGGGGTAGTGGACCGCCTGCTCGACACCTCGGAAAATGCGCTCCTCAACATCGTGACAATTTTTCTTGGTGTCGCGGTCGGCGCCTCGATGAACGCCGAGACTTTCCTCAAATGGGAGACCATCGGAATCCTCGTACTAGGCCTCATCGCATTTAGCATCGGGACGGCTACCGGCATTTTGTTCGGTAAACTGATGGCGGCATTTAGCTCGACACCGATCAACCCGCTTATCGGCGCGGCGGGGGTGAGCGCGGTGCCGATGGCGGCACGCGTCGCCCAGAAGGTAGGGGCCGAGGAAAATCCGCAAAACTTTCTTCTCATGCACGCAATGGGCCCCAATGTGGCCGGCGTTATCGGGTCCGCAATTGCAGCAGGCGTGCTGTTATCATTAATAACACCGTAGGGGAGGTTTTTTCAGATGGCTGGCGCACTTGAAGGAATCAAGGTTCTGGATCTGACGCGAATACTCTCCGGGCCCTACTGCACCATGATGCTGGGCGACATGGGCGCTGACGTCATTAAAGTGGAAAACCCCAACGGCGGAGACGACACCCGTGGATGGGGGCCCCCTTTTCTTAACGGAGTGAGCACCTACTACATTTCGGTCAACCGCAACAAAAAAAGTCTAACCCTCAACCTCAAAGCCCAAAAAGGCAAGGAAATCCTCGCTGCCTTGATACGCCAGAGCGATGTTGTGGTTGAGAATTTCCGGCCCGGTACGCTTGATAAGCTCGGCTTCCCCTGGGAGGAGATCCACAAGATTAACCCCCGCGCCATCCTCACCTCGGTATCGGGATTCGGACACACCGGGCCGCGAGCCAGCGAGCCAGGCTTCGACGTCGTCATCCAGGGCGAGGGCGGCCTCATGAGCATCACGGGCGAGCCAGGGGGCCCGCCAA is from Nitrospinaceae bacterium and encodes:
- a CDS encoding methylmalonyl-CoA carboxyltransferase encodes the protein MPDPIEDLRGRLEVTRAQGGEAAKERQRKQGKLTARERLDLLLDPGSFSEIGGFVETRSSDFGMADRHIPGDGVVTGSGTVNGQLIFAVSQDFGTLGGSLGEMHAAKIIKAQELALKAGCPIVQILDSGGARIQEGVLSLHGYAQIFQRNTIASGVIPQISVILGPCAGGAVYSPAITDFIFMVEGLSKMFITGPDVIKAVTGEEVTFEELGGAAVHSATSGNAHFVAADERECFATVRKLLSFLPSNNLDDPPLSDACEWPPDENPDLNNIVPAESTQSYDIRDIIGNVFDHGDFLEVHADFAPNIVVGFARLAGRPVGVVGNQPANLAGVLDINSSDKLARFVRFCDAYNLPIFNFVDVPGYLPGTQQEYGGVIRHGAKVLFAYSEATVPKIALIIRKSYGGAYIAMSGLGLGYDRVLAYPTAEIAVMGPEGAANIIFRRDIEAAEDPEALRKEKIDEYREKFANPYNAASQGLVDAVIEPAHTRRELIRALEMTARKRESRPEKKHGNIPL
- a CDS encoding OadG family protein produces the protein MTHLSSAIGLTIIGMSVVFLSLLTLMYVIKILDRIFSDAPEAEKPANTPRADQDTEELPLVLAAAAGYFLETQGADVFTTEVSRGSDSAWARRARAESAFPRRPR
- a CDS encoding biotin attachment protein, with the translated sequence MKKFKITIGDKNYEITAERDSANPSLLNLTVDGNAHSIQIEEEEAPKSTPGPRRAAAPSKPSGGGGGEGSIVAQIPGTVLDVEVSVGDSVNEGDRLIVLEAMKMENVITAESSGTVQSVNIAKGDKVVAGQLMMEIS
- a CDS encoding sodium ion-translocating decarboxylase subunit beta, with protein sequence MTGLLDSINRFILATGFAQLAPGDILMLSIACVLLYLAIQKGFEPLLLLPIGFGLLLSNLPATGIFDKGGLISYFYFGIKAGVFPPLIFMGVGALTDFGPLLANPKTILLGAAAQFGIFATLIGSIFLGFNLPQAGAIGIIGGADGPTAIYTASKLAPELLGPIVVAAYSYMALVPIIQPPIMRALTTKEERMRVMVQLKEISKPVRILFPIVSTLLCGLLLPSAVPLIGMLMLGNLFRESGVVDRLLDTSENALLNIVTIFLGVAVGASMNAETFLKWETIGILVLGLIAFSIGTATGILFGKLMAAFSSTPINPLIGAAGVSAVPMAARVAQKVGAEENPQNFLLMHAMGPNVAGVIGSAIAAGVLLSLITP